A single region of the Variovorax paradoxus genome encodes:
- a CDS encoding AAA family ATPase, with translation MNAPRDSLPETGAETYLFASPNSGHINWLTDALARLGTVVNLPAEAKSLDERMTLLGPAAVFLDFSGDHAAAASELHQRLKREWPTLLVLATGVSAEPASMLAALRAGVDDFVDMAAPPADAVNTLRKLLDRQSSLPGRTRGRTLALLGARAGIGVTTLAASLSLVLKDQLCQAGAMPRGGRNTRGGVALLDLGLPARDGLLYLDTQSGFSFVDGVRNLRRLDQTLLHTALAHHASGVAVLPLPASLAQVREISHADSVALIKRLGDFFDFQIADLGGFSTLDFVAQTVKAAPRSWVVCDQSIGAIVSTATMLKELRTRGVETERLSLVVNKFDNHVGLSAKDIAERLELPLHHVVPARSTQLLAAASRGEMLVRTARSDAYSQAVAELARGLHQEFMSGTGQPPARESRWAARMPRVPRLAGFWKSSSEG, from the coding sequence ATGAACGCTCCCCGCGACAGCCTTCCAGAGACCGGTGCGGAGACCTATCTCTTCGCATCGCCCAACAGCGGCCACATCAACTGGCTGACAGACGCACTCGCGCGGCTGGGCACGGTGGTGAACCTTCCCGCCGAGGCCAAGTCGCTGGACGAGCGCATGACCTTGCTCGGTCCCGCCGCGGTTTTTCTGGATTTTTCGGGCGACCACGCCGCGGCTGCAAGCGAGCTCCACCAGCGCCTCAAGCGCGAATGGCCGACGCTGCTGGTGCTGGCCACGGGCGTTTCAGCCGAGCCGGCTTCCATGCTGGCTGCCTTGCGCGCCGGCGTGGACGACTTCGTGGACATGGCCGCGCCGCCGGCGGATGCGGTCAACACGCTGCGCAAGCTGCTCGATCGCCAGAGCAGCCTGCCGGGCCGCACGCGCGGACGCACGCTGGCGCTGCTGGGCGCCCGTGCCGGCATTGGCGTGACCACGCTCGCGGCCAGCCTGTCGCTCGTGCTCAAGGACCAGCTGTGCCAGGCCGGCGCCATGCCCCGGGGCGGCCGCAACACGCGCGGCGGCGTCGCGTTGCTCGACCTCGGGCTTCCGGCGCGAGACGGTCTCCTTTACCTCGACACGCAAAGCGGCTTCAGCTTTGTCGACGGCGTGCGCAACCTGCGCCGCCTCGACCAGACGCTGCTGCACACGGCGCTGGCCCACCACGCGAGCGGCGTGGCCGTGCTCCCGTTGCCTGCGAGCCTTGCGCAGGTGCGCGAGATCTCGCACGCAGATTCGGTGGCGCTGATCAAGCGGCTCGGCGATTTCTTCGACTTCCAGATCGCCGACCTGGGGGGCTTTTCGACCCTCGACTTCGTCGCCCAAACGGTGAAGGCGGCGCCGCGCAGCTGGGTCGTGTGCGACCAGAGCATCGGCGCGATCGTTTCGACGGCGACCATGCTCAAGGAACTGCGCACGCGCGGGGTGGAAACCGAGCGGCTGTCGCTCGTGGTCAACAAGTTCGACAACCACGTGGGCCTGTCTGCCAAGGACATCGCCGAGCGGCTCGAGCTGCCGCTGCACCACGTTGTGCCGGCGCGCAGCACGCAACTGCTGGCGGCGGCAAGCCGCGGCGAAATGCTGGTGCGCACCGCGCGCAGCGACGCCTATTCGCAAGCCGTGGCCGAACTGGCGCGCGGCCTGCACCAGGAATTCATGTCCGGCACAGGCCAGCCGCCGGCCAGGGAATCCAGATGGGCCGCGCGAATGCCGCGGGTGCCGCGACTTGCCGGCTTCTGGAAAAGCTCTAGTGAAGGTTGA
- a CDS encoding CpaF family protein, with translation MSNDLEFADDDQAFINSQQFQDIKSWTHDHLLSRIEELGAEFGRWSRASIQQFVELEVDSFVRLRRVPINDREMQLISDALTKELAGFGPLEDLLNDPAVEDILINGYQNVYVSRHGMLERETVRFADAEHVMRIVRRILAPLGRRLDESNPMVDARLPDGGRINVIIEPLAIDGLSVSIRKFRKEPLTPADMVKLGTFDAGMAQLLEIAVRARCNILVSGGTSSGKTSLLNALATFIPPRERVITIEDTAELSLGTSHVVRLESRPGGFDGTGVVSIRDLLRNSLRMRPDRIIVGEVRGAEVIEMMQAMNTGHEGSMGTIHASSPRECLYRLEMLAGFAGYQGSEVSLRRQIANAIDFIVQIGRLSNGQRRILSLSEVTGVNDNVVAMQELYRYEPITSPDGEERDRWISLGIAPHSPKITRFRQSLTRAQQGDNSRA, from the coding sequence ATGTCCAACGATCTCGAATTCGCCGACGACGACCAGGCGTTCATCAACTCCCAGCAGTTCCAGGACATCAAGAGCTGGACGCACGACCATCTGCTGAGCCGCATCGAAGAGCTCGGCGCAGAGTTCGGCCGCTGGTCGCGTGCATCCATCCAGCAGTTCGTCGAACTGGAGGTCGACAGTTTCGTGCGGCTGCGCCGTGTGCCGATCAACGACCGCGAGATGCAGCTCATCTCCGACGCGCTGACCAAGGAGCTTGCGGGCTTCGGACCGCTGGAAGACCTGCTCAACGATCCGGCCGTCGAAGACATCCTGATCAACGGCTACCAGAACGTGTACGTGTCGCGCCACGGCATGCTCGAGCGCGAGACGGTGCGCTTTGCCGATGCCGAGCACGTGATGCGCATCGTGCGCCGCATCCTCGCGCCGCTCGGCCGGCGGCTGGACGAATCCAATCCGATGGTCGATGCGCGCCTGCCGGACGGCGGTCGCATCAACGTGATCATCGAGCCGCTCGCGATCGACGGGCTCTCGGTTTCCATTCGCAAGTTCCGCAAGGAACCGCTCACGCCGGCCGACATGGTGAAGCTCGGCACCTTCGACGCGGGCATGGCGCAGCTGCTGGAGATTGCGGTTCGCGCACGCTGCAACATTCTTGTGAGCGGCGGCACCAGTTCGGGCAAGACCTCGCTGCTGAATGCGCTGGCCACCTTCATCCCGCCGCGAGAGCGCGTCATCACCATCGAAGACACGGCGGAGCTTTCGCTCGGCACCAGCCACGTGGTGCGCCTCGAGAGCCGCCCGGGCGGATTCGACGGCACCGGCGTGGTGTCCATCCGCGACCTGCTGCGCAACAGCCTGCGCATGCGGCCCGACCGCATCATCGTGGGCGAGGTGCGCGGTGCCGAAGTGATCGAGATGATGCAGGCGATGAACACGGGCCACGAAGGCTCGATGGGCACCATCCACGCCAGCTCGCCGCGCGAATGCCTGTATCGCCTTGAAATGCTCGCGGGCTTTGCGGGCTACCAGGGCAGCGAAGTGAGCCTGCGCCGGCAGATTGCCAATGCCATCGATTTCATCGTGCAGATCGGCCGCCTTTCGAACGGGCAGCGCCGCATCCTCTCGCTGAGCGAAGTCACGGGCGTCAACGACAACGTGGTGGCCATGCAGGAGCTCTACCGCTACGAGCCCATCACGTCGCCCGACGGCGAGGAGCGCGACCGCTGGATATCGCTGGGCATTGCGCCGCATTCACCCAAGATCACGCGCTTCAGGCAGTCGCTGACACGCGCGCAGCAGGGAGACAACAGCCGTGCGTGA